From a region of the Panicum virgatum strain AP13 chromosome 2K, P.virgatum_v5, whole genome shotgun sequence genome:
- the LOC120673959 gene encoding uncharacterized protein LOC120673959 — protein sequence MICPLAPVPSACLVEDDVAQHEHAPRHQVVDAVCLGAVRVADEDARPAAVVELPHLVQLLDEAVAAEDAQVRHHRSSPMPSLVRCLALQALGRRSVQRVDRCGHRFSPELGRHASLLEQSPRRSHHGLISPLYHAVLLRRIGSGVMTRDTFIGAVVGELCGGEFPAVVGTEDAQLAPAGLLRLRLDALDRVRGGQLCCQQRHPHEACGVIHQKQEEVPAAERRRRHRSAQVAVHQFQWLLRAVLGLGGEGRMLLPCEDACVAEVAVVLDHRYPAHHVVLVELVQGVEVEVTIALMPQPRLIIFARGEAKLLVLGLVRTARLGRGEVVGVEEVGTAQEFDQETSALIPDPQNTASDPHFRSVLVQPPETHDRVLEHRDVEDAVQQPPFTVLPLERDGADALDVHPGRVAEPHRARHIAVEVGEELTAPGHVVGRAAVEVPLVDVLFDGGVEDDSGVPLIELEEETVRCCTLCNQLDGAVREEETDVDVSLRNMCGTAISPRLGAISSPVPSAVAVVAGVVAARSAFAASVTSMITASAAGIGRAASTVALGLILPASTGTTTLLLAVLGRGGVVSLPAAGAPLLGVQQLALL from the coding sequence ATGATCTGCCCTCTTGCTCCAGTCCCATCCGCGTgtctcgtcgaagacgacgtcgCGCAACACGAGCACGCACCGCGACACCAGGTCGTAGACGCGGTATGCCTTGGCGCCGtccgcgtagccgatgaagACGCTCGGCCTGCTGCGGTCGTCGAGCTTCCGCACCTGGTTCAGCTCCTTGACGAAGCAGTGGCAGCCGAAGACGCGCAGGTGCGCCACCACCGGAGCtcgcccatgccaagcctcgTAAGGTGTCTTGCCTTGCAGGCTCTTGGTCGGCGATCGGTTCAGCGGGTGGACCGCTGTGGCCACCGCTTCTCCCCAGAACTTGGCCGGCATGCCTCGCTGCTTGAGCAGAGCCCGCGCCGTAGCCACCACGGTCTGATTTCTCCGCTCTACCACGCCGTTCTGCTGAGGCGAATAGGGAGCGGAGTAATGACGCGTGATACCTTCATCGGCGCAGTAGTCGGCGAGTTATGCGGCGGTGAATTCCCGGCCGTTGTCGGTACGGAGGACGCGCAGCTTGCGCCCGctggccttctccgcctccgcctgGACGCGCTTGATCGCGTCCGCGGTGGCCAACTTTGCTGTCAGCAGAGACACCCACATGAAGCGTGTGGCGTCATCCACCAAAAGCAAGAAGAAGTGCCTGCCGCCGAGCGTCGTCGGCGTCACCGGTCCGCACAGGTCGCCGTGCACCAGTTCCAGTGGCTCCTGCGCGCGGTACTGGGCCTGGGCGGGGAAGGGCGCATGCTTCTGCCTTGTGAGGACGCATGTGTCGCAGAGGTGGCCGTCGTGCTTGATCACCGGTATCCCGCGCACCATGTCGTCCTTGTAGAGCTTGTTCAAGGTGTCGAAGTGGAGGTGACCATAGCGCTCATGCCACAGCCACGCTTGATCATCTTTGCGCGCGGCGAGGCAAAGCTTCTGGTCCTCGGCTTGGTCAGGACGGCGCGGCTTGGCCGCGGTGAAGTGGTGGGTGTAGAGGAAGTTGGGACCGCGCAGGAATTTGATCAGGAGACGTCCGCGCTGATCCCAGACCCTCAGAACACCGCCTCGGATCCTCACTTCCGATCCGTCCTTGTCCAGCCGCCCGAGACTCATGATCGAGTTCTTGAGCACCGGGATGTAGAAGACGCCGTGCAGCAGCCACCGTTCACCGTTCTTCCCCTCGAACGAGATGGTGCCGACGCCCTGGATGTCCACCCTGGACGCGTCGCCGAACCGCATCGAGCCAGACACATCGCCGTCGAGGTCGGTGAAGAGCTCACGgcgcccggtcatgtggtggGTCGCGCCGCTGTCGAGGTACCACTCGTCGACGTCCTCTTCGACGGCGGTGTTGAGGACGACTCGGGCGTGCCGCTCATCGAGCTCGAGGAAGAGACCGTGCGCTGCTGCACGTTATGCAACCAGCTCGACGGTGCCGTGCGCGAGGAAGAGACCGACGTCGACGTCTCCCTCCGCAACATGTGCGGCACCGCGATTTCGCCGCGGCTGGGGGCAATCTCTAGCCCAGTGCCCAGCGCGGTTGCAGTTGTGGCAGGTGTCGTCGCGGCCCGCTCTGCGTTCGCCGCCAGCGTCACCTCCATGATCACCGCGTCCGCCGCCGGGATCGGTCGCGCCGCTAGCACGGTCGCCCTTGGGCTTATTCTTCCTGCCTCCACGGGGACGACGACGCTGCTCCTGGCCGTCCTTGGACGTGGTGGCGTTGTCTCCCTTcctgccgccggcgcgccgctgctCGGAGTACAGCAGCTTGCCCTGCTCTAA